Proteins co-encoded in one Aspergillus flavus chromosome 2, complete sequence genomic window:
- a CDS encoding fungal-specific transcription factor domain-containing protein yields MDAPSNHPQRGDDSSQSEIPPHHSFDTQNKVMIASKPPASHTSQLLNVPPRSSLPGKKQSKNAKVAIPRQRTGVVPGYSRRVPLACESCRGRKTKCSGDTPVCRQCKELRVTCKYPASWRERTKGQLDSLSTKAEAYEKLLRDIGNIVDGRTAEQIRVTLDKYSGSGGERASTGSQSSSATPQDKDSYLEEMSSSSSIGSLDAIDRVEEDVNRTPNSRATGYMGKNSEVTWMQRLRMETEQRLRKEPGPYEAEPEGEFALHSMNYHLDDLDVSVPGPVQVYWIPPRPLADKLFEDYLETVHPFYPIISRTLFRAQYRTFFDSTARPGDKWLAILNLIFAISAKHAHLTQAPWRGDDNDHLVYLTRARILSMNGDALFSHPDLQQVQVEGLVAFYLMASDQINRAWKITALAVRSAISLGLNMKNTSESTPGISKEARYRVWWCVYTFEHMLGIMTGRVSCITDGICTTPLPLPFEEDQLREPAAAKLLNDQDLRQELVESALASTLVRHMPSNPTGGKEARHTDKLRDAAWLKSQPASKTLIFLYYVDLAVVAQEIVNRVYSLDCAMVPWRHIENRIGELRSRIDIWYTNLPEALDFTRRDDQGTDMLRGKLFLAFHYYSARITLGRPCLCRRDARHTSPQQKPSFSHEMAEITLNSARQMLDLIPDEPNAVQLYHVCPWWCVLHYLMQTATVLLLELSFGCIHMPAEERGIFEASKKAIRWLFAMSECSLPARRAWELCDSNLRRIAIGMDYDLSDLPALNFNPTSHVHMASNTGGNAGMGVSVSQTAPPMPIFYDTVGGPNQHPVQTQYHYDQNQQAYSGVPALDPISTTLALSASGTDAFFPYDPISGEFIRSFFPIPNEEEPWEQN; encoded by the exons ATGGACGCGCCTTCCAATCACCCTCAGCGAGGTGACGACAGCTCGCAGAGTGAAATCCCCCCCCATCACTCTTTCGATACTCAAAATAAAGTTATGATCGCCTCGAAGCCTCCAGCCTCGCATACTTCGCAACTGTTGAATGTACCTCCCCGGAGCAGCTTACCCGGCAAGAAGCAATCTAAGAATGCGAAAGTGGCCATCCCGCGGCAGAGAACGGGTGTCGTTCCTGGTTACAGTCGACGTGTGCCTCTTGCCTGCGAATCCTGTCGGGGGCGGAAGACTAAGTGTAGTGGCGACACGCCGGTTTGCAGACAGTGCAAAGAATTGAGGGTGACATGTAAGTATCCGGCATCATGGAGGGAACGAACCAAAGG CCAATTGGACAGTCTCTCGACAAAGGCCGAAGCGTATGAGAAGCTCTTGAGAGACATTGGGAATATTGTCGATGGCAGGACTGCAGAACAAATTAGAGTCACTCTGGATAAG TATTCTGGTTCGGGTGGCGAGCGGGCTTCTACTGGCTCGCAATCCAGCTCAGCTACGCCGCAGGATAAAGACAGCTACCTTGAAGAAATGagctcctcctcttctaTTGGATCCCTAGACGCCATCGACCGCGTGGAAGAGGATGTAAATCGAACTCCGAATTCTCGGGCTACAGGTTACATGGGGAAGAATTCAGAGGTTACCTGGATGCAGAGATTGCGAATGGAGACAGAACAACGCCTCCGGAAAGAACCAGGGCCCTATGAAGCTGAGCCCGAGGGAGAATTCGCCCTACATTCGATGAACTATCATTTGGACGATCTAGACGTCTCGGTTCCTGGCCCTGTGCAGGTGTATTGGATCCCTCCTCGCCCTTTGGCGGACAAGTTATTTGAAGACTACTTGGAAACGGTGCACCCGTTTTATCCTATCATCAGCCGTACACTGTTCCGCGCCCAATACAGAACCTTCTTTGACAGCACTGCTCGGCCTGGCGATAAATGGCTGGCCATCCTTAACTTGATATTCGCGATATCCGCCAAACATGCTCATTTAACGCAGGCACCGTGGCGTGGCGATGACAACGATCATTTAGTGTATTTGACTCGGGCCAGGATTCTTAGCATGAATGGTGATGCTCTTTTTAGCCATCCCGATCTTCAGCAAGTGCAGGTCGAGGGCTTGGTTGCTTTTTATCTTATGGCATCAGACCAAATCAACCG AGCTTGGAAGATCACCGCGTTGGCTGTTCGTTCGGCAATCTCACTCGGGTTGAATATGAAGAACACAAGCGAAAGCACGCCTGGTATCTCAAAGGAGGCGCGATATAGGGTCTGGTGGTGTGTCTATACTTTTGAACATATGCTTGGGATCATGACGGGCAGAGTTTCTTGCATCACGGATGGGATATGTACAACACCGTTGCCTCTACCGTTCGAGGAAGACCAACTTCGAGAGCCAGCTGCGGCTAAGCTTCTCAACGATCAAGACCTTCGCCAGGAGCTGGTGGAATCGGCTTTGGCAAGCACCCTCGTTCGCCACATGCCCTCAAATCCCACGGGAGGTAAGGAGGCTCGACATACAGACAAACTGCGTGACGCTGCTTGGCTGAAGAGTCAACCCGCCAGTAAGACGCTTATATTTCTGTATTATGTGGACCTGGCAGTTGTCGCTCAGGAAATCGTCAACCGGGTGTATTCGCTGGACTGTGCCATGGTACCTTGGAGGCACATTGAGAACCGCATTGGGGAGCTTCGATCCCGAATTGACATATGGTACACCAACCTTCCGGAGGCTTTGGACTTCACCCGGCGGGACGACCAAGGTACGGATATGCTTCGTGGAAAGCTTTTCTTGGCGTTCCACTACTACAGTGCTCGAATCACCTTGGGGCGTCCGTGCCTGTGTCGCCGCGATGCTCGGCATACTAGCCCTCAGCAAAAACCCTCTTTTAGCCATGAAATGGCAGAGATAACTCTAAATTCTGCACGGCAGATGCTGGACTTGATTCCAGACGAACCTAACGCTGTCCAACTCTACCATGTTTGTCCTTGGTGGTGCGTTCTGCACTATCTTATGCAGACGGCTACAGTTCTCCTGCTCGAGTTGTCGTTCGGTTGCATTCATATGCCAGCCGAAGAGAGAGGTATTTTTGAAGCGTCAAAAAAAGCCATACGCTGGCTTTTTGCCATGTCCGAATGTAGTCTCCCAGCACGGCGTGCATGGGAGCTGTGTGACAGTAACCTTCGACGAATCGCCATCGGCATGGATTATGACTTAAGTGACCTTCCAGCCCTAAATTTTAACCCAACCTCGCACGTCCATATGGCCTCAAATACTGGTGGTAATGCTGGTATGGGTGTATCTGTCAGCCAGACAGCGCCGCCTATGCCTATTTTCTACGACACAGTTGGAGGCCCAAACCAACATCCGGTTCAGACTCAATACCATTATGACCAGAACCAACAAGCGTACTCTGGAGTGCCAGCACTTGATCCGATTTCGACGACCCTTGCACTTTCTGCTTCTGGAACTGATGCCTTTTTCCCTTACGACCCCATCAGTGGGGAGTTTATtcgctctttcttccccattcCCAATGAAGAGGAGCCATGGGAACAAAATTAA
- a CDS encoding centromere-associated protein (Probable kinetochore protein ndc80), producing the protein MSQDTGLFSIKRPRESLAHFSALPQPSSALKRTSSIGAFGNPPTAQHTRMSLLNSASRPQQPNFQRSSSGGAFGTDAGLSSVRRSVSSNIFHGASAGRQSYAPGSFSSNPASQNLQRRSSVFSRPSAGVGGAMGHQSFFTQVPNAAGVPRDPRPLRDRSFQARIGQELLEYLTHNNFELEMKHTLGQNTLRSPTQKDFNYIFQWLYHRIDPGYRFQKSMDAEVPPILKQLRYPYEKGITKSQIAAVGGQNWPTFLGMLHWLMQLAQMMDRFIMGEYDEACAEAGVDVSGDRIIFRFLTGAYHDWLQGGEDEDDETAGQRLVPHIEMMAQEFERGNEKYVQEVQALEAENRALRDQIEEMEKSAPDMAKLDKHFRILEDDKRKFEDYNQNVQGKIEKYENRIKFLEDELQKTEADLQAAEDERAGLQSSVDRQGITIQDIDRMNTERDRLQKILDDTMGRLEETHSRVMEKEKEASEKLEALEEVVKAYNTLGYQTSLIPSSAVNAKGQDYELSLNVNESNFSASQIGSAPSRISPEGDRLLAEPFTGYHPAHLLSLDLRGTVRSSLQTLRKDINERRKRAADDDLDRRNLLDNIKEAMDEKRSEVEALEHRRRAAEEEFERTKEITTTQKLASDAQIEKMEKELAKMRATMSESVQLMEQREMNTNIEYEQLTLRANALREELHTNVESMLNDVIRFKVHVQKGLEDYEGFVVDEVEQELGGDMVPADDIPPEEEL; encoded by the exons ATGTCGCAAGATACGGGCTTGTTTAGCATCAAGCGCCCCCGAGAG TCTCTGGCGCACTTTTCGGCTCTCCCTCAACCGTCGTCCGCCCTAAAGCGCACCAGCTCGATCGGCGCCTTTGGGAACCCGCCTACTGCCCAGCACACACGCATGTCGCTGTTGAACTCCGCCAGTCGCCCTCAACAGCCAAACTTCCAGCGTTCATCTTCTGGAGGAGCTTTCGGAACCGATGCGGGTCTCTCCTCGGTGAGGCGTTCTGTCTCAAGCAATATCTTCCACGGGGCCAGCGCCGGCCGCCAAAGCTATGCGCCGggctccttttcttccaaccCTGCATCCCAGAATTTGCAGCGGAGGAGTAGTGTCTTCTCAAGGCCATCCGCTGGTGTAGGAGGCGCTATGGGTCACCAGTCATTCTTCACACAGGTCCCTAACGCGGCTGGTGTCCCGCGGGACCCTCGACCCCTGAGGGACCGATCTTTTCAAGCTCGGATCGGCCAGGAGCTTCTAGAGTATCTAACGCACAACAACTTCGAGCTAGAGATGAAGCATACTTTGGGTCAAAATACCTTGAGGTCTCCAACCCAGAAAGATTTCAATTACATCTTCCAGTGGCTGTACCATCGCATTGATCCCGGCTACCGTTTTCAGAAAAGCATGGATGCAGAAGTACCGCCTATTTTGAAGCAATTGCGCTATCCTTATGAGAAGGGTATCACAAAGTCACAGATAGCAGCTGTCGGAGGTCAGAACTGGCCTACGTTCCTTGGTATGCTGCATTGGTTGATGCAACTAGCCCAGATGATGGATAGGTTTATTATGGGAGAATACGATGAGGCTTGCGCAGAAGCTGGTGTAGATGTTTCAGGGGATCGCATCATTTTCCGGTTCTTGACAGGGGCTTATCATGACTGGCTACAGGGCGgtgaagacgaagacgatgagACAGCCGGGCAGAGGCTAGTCCCTCACATCGAAATGATGGCTCAAGAGTTTGAAAGGGGCAATGAGAAGTACGTGCAAGAAGTGCAAGCCTTGGAAGCGGAAAATCGTGCACTGCGCGATCAGAtcgaagagatggagaagagtgCTCCCGATATGGCCAAGCTAGACAAGCATTTCAGGATTTTGGAGGATGACAAGAGGAAGTTTGAGGACTACAACCAGAATGTCCAGGGGAAGATTGAAAAATACGAAAATCGCATTAAGTTCCTGGAGGATGAGCTTCAGAAGACTGAGGCAGACCTGCAAGCGGCCGAAGATGAGCGGGCAGGACTCCAGTCCAGTGTCGACCGACAAGGCATCACTATCCAGGATATTGATCGCATGAATACGGAACGCGATCGTCTTCAAAAGATCCTTGATGATACCATGGGTCGACTTGAAGAGACGCATAGCCGagtgatggagaaggaaaaagaggcCAGCGAAAAGCTGGAGGCCCTCGAGGAAGTTGTCAAGGCCTACAACACATTAGGCTATCAAACTAGCCTGATCCCTTCCTCTGCGGTCAATGCGAAGGGCCAGGACTATGAGCTCAGCCTCAACGTCAACGAAAGCAATTTCTCCGCGTCGCAGATTGGGTCCGCACCTAGCAGAATATCCCCGGAGGGCGATCGACTGCTAGCAGAGCCATTCACGGGTTATCACCCGGCACATTTACTGAGTCTGGACTTGCGGGGAACGGTCCGCAGCAGTCTGCAGACTCTGCGCAAGGACATCAATGAGCGACGAAAGCGCGCAGCAGATGATGATTTGGATCGGCGCAATCTTTTGGATAATATCAAGGAGGCCATGGATGAGAAGCGAAGCGAAGTGGAAGCTCTGGAACATAGACGACgcgctgcagaagaagaatttGAGCGGACTAAAGAAATTACTACTACACAGAAGCTTGCCTCCGATGCTCAAATcgaaaagatggagaaagagctAGCCAAGATGCGGGCTACTATGAGTGAGAGCGTTCAACTCATGGAGCAACGTGAGATGAACACGAATATTGAGTATGAGCAACTGACGCTCCGAGCGAATGCGCTACGGGAGGAACTACACACCAACGTGGAAAGCATGTTGAATGATGTGATTCGATTCAAAGTCCATGTCCAAAAGGGCCTCGAAGACTACGAAGGTTTCGTTGTTGATGAAGTCGAGCAGGAACTCGGAGGCGACATGGTACCGGCGGATGATATTCCTCCGGAGGAAGAATTGTGA
- a CDS encoding putative peroxisomal membrane anchor protein, producing the protein MVREELISSAVTFLQDPSVASSPVEKRVAFLQSKNLTQEEIDIALARAGEGPAGATAVTASSGYQPSSQPPAYRGPPPPAQGYGYGYPPYGQWQPPPPEPPKRDWRDWFIMATTVGGVGYGLYFVAKRYITPLIAPPTPPQLEQDKENIDEQFNRAFALIEQVSTDTAALKAAEESRTERLDTALREVENLVADLKNASRRRDDETRRISDEVKSLKDAIPKALEGAREGNENRLKELGTELKSLKVLLGNRLGGSGAAISPNTAKPSALPTMSGASRPTEESPASPATNGVTATATEQATQPSSTVSTQSNQTTPAASSSPLSQFSRSASIPAWQMAAANRSKNASPSTPTSSTGDNSTKPADEQTAPAS; encoded by the exons ATGGTTCGCGAGGAGCTCATCTCCTCTGCA GTTACTT TTCTTCAAGATCCTTCAGTAGCATCGTCGCCAGTCGAGAAAAGAGTCGCATTTCTTCAGTCTAAGAACCTCACGCAAGAGGAGATCGACATCGCCCTCGCCCGAGCAGGTGAAGGCCCGGCTGGAGCTACTGCAGTAACTGCATCGTCAGGGTACCAACCGTCTTCACAACCACCCGCCTACCGAGGACCCCCTCCACCTGCCCAAGGATATGGATATGGCTACCCTCCATATGGTCAATGGCAGCCTCCGCCTCCGGA GCCCCCAAAGAGGGATTGGCGCGATTGGTTCATCATGGCTACAACAGTAGGAGGTGTAGGATATGGGCTCTACTTTGTCGCTAAG CGCTATATCACACCCCTTATCGCACCTCCTACTCCGCCACAACTAGAGCAAGACAAGGAGAACATTGATGAACAATTTAATCGTGCCTTTGCTTTGATTGAGCAAGTCTCTACAGATACTGCAGCCCTGAAGGCAGCCGAAGAGTCGCGCACGGAGCGCCTGGACACCGCCCTGCGGGAGGTCGAGAATCTTGTGGCAGATCTGAAGAACGCCTCGCGTCGGAGAGACGACGAAACCCGTCGCATTAGCGATGAGGTCAAGTCGTTGAAAGATGCTATCCCTAAAGCCCTTGAAGGCGCTCGGGAAGGAAACGAGAACCGCTTGAAGGAGCTGGGAACCGAATTGAAGAGTTTGAAGGTGTTGTTGGGCAACAGGCTCGGGGGCAGCGGAGCTGCCATCTCCCCGAACACTGCAAAGCCTAGTGCCCTGCCTACTATGTCGGGCGCCTCTCGTCCTACGGAAGAGTCCCCTGCTTCTCCAGCCACCAATGGTGTCACAGCCACGGCCACCGAACAAGCTACACAGCCGTCGTCCACTGTTTCAACGCAGTCGAACCAGACCACTCCTGCCGCTAGCAGTAGCCCTCTGTCACAGTTCAGCCGATCCGCTTCCATTCCTGCCTGGCAGATGGCCGCTGCCAACCGCTCGAAGAATGCATCCCCATCTACTCCTACTTCCTCTACCGGGGATAACTCTACCAAGCCTGCCGACGAGCAAACTGCTCCGGCCAGCTAA
- a CDS encoding tubulin-tyrosine ligase family protein (unnamed protein product) gives MHILVVNDDGPPSNQSSPYVHSLVVALQSAGHVVSVVLPHQQRSWIGKAHLIGAAVKPTYFRPGTLHQDDGTTHDLPRGSDPADDEDDDGDEWILVDSTPASCVQIGLYHYFEDRGPVDLVVSGPNYGRNSTALFALSSGTIGGAMEGAVCGKRSIALSYAFSSRDHDPVVIAEASRHSVRLIEYLAKNWADGVDLYSVNVPLEPGVSQSKVLYTDMLDNRWTSGSCFRAVDASVPNANPELQEHNVRHQNQKAGEELSANANGITSRRSRIQHKHFQWAPNFSDVYRSVEESAPGNDGWVVKEGMTSVTPLRANFMHQSGIQGEIKLPDNDEPTLYSIVDSDVPYVQDLMQQALQRRLGQGRYKTISSLSDLPSRSAPLFQYREYERLDFEHVMLHSSTSLANAYIIRKALIRKHYLSNTISNWVTKHPDSVLGKHFKFAFDFELDYAEFLDDALLEAYELRESLQKNEERPDNEKEWWILKPGMSDRGQGIRLFSSEDQLREIFEEWEVDESDIESGSERAEEEDDDEGENGTGVVTSQLRHFIAQPYIDPPLLLPSSSNRKFHIRTYVLAVGSLKVYVFKEMLALFAAKPYCPPSEDEDEVTDLARHLTNTCFQEGGSANEGTVRRFWKLDPHVPGLSPDWKEKVFDQICAVSGEAFEAAARGMMVHFQTLPNAFELFGVDFLVDSDGTAWLLEMNAYPDFAQTGEELKEEVVGRLFEETVEVAVKPFFGGEAPVNGTDHLRLVADLDLGRKA, from the exons ATGCATATTCTG GTTGTGAACGACGACGGCCCTCCGTCAAATCAGTCGTCTCCTTATGTCCACTCTCTTGTCGTTGCGCTACAGTCGGCAGGCCATGTGGTCTCCGTAGTCCTCCCACATCAGCAACGATCATGGATCGGTAAAGCCCACCTAATCGGCGCTGCCGTGAAGCCTACCTATTTCCGTCCTGGAACGCTGCATCAAGACGATGGAACGACGCACGACCTGCCTCGGGGAAGTGACCCTGctgacgatgaagacgacgatgGTGATGAATGGATCCTCGTCGATTCTACCCCAGCCAGCTGTGTCCAGATTGGGTTATACCACTATTTCGAGGACCGTGGCCCTGTTGACCTAGTCGTGTCGGGCCCGAACTACGGCCGGAATTCAACGGCACTATTCGCCTTGTCTAGTGGGACAATTGGTGGTGCGATGGAGGGAGCTGTCTGTGGAAAGCGCTCAATTGCACTGTCGTACGCCTTTAGTTCAAGGGACCACGACCCCGTTGTGATCGCCGAGGCATCGCGTCATTCGGTTCGGTTGATCGAGTACCTTGCAAAGAATTGGGCGGACGGTGTAGACCTTTACAGCGTCAATGTACCGTTGGAACCTGGTGTGAGCCAGAGCAAGGTTCTCTATACTGACATGCTTGATAACCGATGGACATCTGGTAGCTGTTTTCGGGCTGTCGATGCCTCGGTACCGAATGCGAATCCCGAACTACAGGAGCACAATGTGCGACACCAGAATCAGAAAGCAGGGGAAGAATTATCTGCGAATGCCAATGGAATTACCTCGAGAAGATCTCGGATTCAACACAAACATTTCCAATGGGCACCGAATTTCTCAGATGTATATAGGAGTGTGGAGGAAAGCGCACCAGGCAATGATGGCTGGGTCGTCAAGGAAGGAATGACAAG TGTCACGCCTCTGAGAGCCAACTTTATGCACCAATCCGGTATTCAAGGAGAGATCAAGCT ACCGGATAATGATGAGCCTACGTTATACTCCATTGTGGACAGTGATGTTCCCTACGTTCAGGATTTGATGCAACAGGCCCTGCAACGTCGCCTTGGCCAGGGTCGCTATAAGACGATCTCTTCACTATCAGACCTTCCATCCCGTTCTGCGCCTCTTTTCCAGTACCGTGAATACGAACGACTCGACTTCGAACACGTCATGCTACATTCATCTACATCTTTGGCAAATGCCTACATTATCCGCAAGGCATTGATTCGCAAACATTACCTATCTAACACAATCTCCAACTGGGTGACGAAACACCCAGACAGCGTTTTAGGAAAGCATTTCAAATTTGCATTCGATTTCGAGCTGGACTACGCGGAGTTCCTCGACGACGCGTTGTTGGAAGCCTACGAACTACGGGAAAGTTTGCAAAAGAATGAGGAAAGGCCTGATAATGAAAAGGAGTGGTGGATCTTGAAACCCGGAATGAGTGATCGGGGTCAAGGAATTCGACTCTTCAGCAGCGAAGATCAACTGCGCGAAATATTTGAGGAATGGGAAGTCGACGAATCTGATATAGAAAGTGGATCGGAgcgagcagaagaagaggatgacgacgagggCGAGAATGGAACAGGGGTGGTCACCTCCCAACTACGCCATTTCATTGCGCAGCCATATATCGATCcacctctcctcctcccatcatcatctaATCGCAAGTTTCATATCCGTACCTATGTCCTCGCAGTGGGTTCTTTGAAAGTGTACGTCTTCAAGGAAATGTTGGCTCTGTTTGCTGCAAAGCCATATTGTCCACCTTcggaggatgaagacgaggtcACAGATTTGGCGAGGCATCTTACGAATACCTGCTTCCAAGAAGGTGGAAGCGCCAACGAAGGAACCGTCCGGAGGTTTTGGAAATTAGACCCCCACGTCCCTGGTCTCAGCCCCGattggaaggagaaggtcttTGACCAAATCTGTGCTGTGAGTGGTGAAGCTTTTGAAGCTGCTGCCCGAGGCATGATGGTCCATTTCCAGACGCTCCCTAACGCGTTCGAGCTTTTCGGGGTGGACTTCCTGGTCGATTCAGACGGCACCGCTTGGTTGCTCGAGATGAACGCCTATCCGGACTTTGCCCAGACGGGTGAAGAACTCAAGGAGGAGGTGGTTGGCCGTCTCTTTGAAGAGACTGTTGAGGTTGCCGTGAAGCCGTTCTTCGGTGGCGAGGCGCCAGTGAATGGAACTGACCACTTGAGGCTAGTTGCCGACCTTGATTTGGGTAGGAAGGCCTAG
- a CDS encoding adipose-regulatory protein encodes MESEYTSEEDSGHKPTVLTRTTLYHNAQNALVKYSRPFFSKQAQKAYLGTLLFVGAGLFMLFGSALAYGIFYYRFVPQVGVGRVVHLQFGSDGHPWGTASLGSDLVSLQPYDINVEIELPRTPSNLAAGNFMLDLTLLSHPSTSARQGTNSSTYPISRVRRPAMLTYASPLVDTASKLSLMPFYVFGWSREAEKLVVPMMERVEFARGRRNLPESLRLEIHSKEEMQIYKATVEFRARFTGLRWMMYNWKITSFFIFSSLFWSICMTSASISWVIIASLSSTGTREPEVKEEAGDETPIKEEPSEETSSLMEAPSTSSTNPEGKRRIKREDEYEADDDESDGSPRDRGSLPSEEVGAGTGLESAEARGVQRRRSRLFSDGHS; translated from the exons ATGGAATCCGAGTATACATCCGAGGAAGATTCAGGTCATAAGCCTACAGTTTTAACTAGGACGACG CTCTACCATAACGCGCAGAACGCGCTGGTCAAGTACAGCCGTCCGTTCTTCTCGAAACAAGCCCAGAAGGCATATTTGGGAACCTTGCTATTTGTTGGCGCTGGCCTATTCATGCTGTTTGGGTCCGCCCTTGCCTATGGGATTTTCTACTACAGATTCGTTCCCCAAGTCGGCGTTGGACGCGTGGTACATCTACAATTCGG TAGTGATGGACATCCTTGGGGAACCGCCTCCCTCGGCTCCGACTTGGTATCCCTTCAGCCATACGACATAAACGTGGAAATTGAGTTGCCTCGTACTCCGTCAAACCTTGCCGCTGGGAATTTCATGCTCGATCTGACCCTCCTTTCCCATCCTTCGACGTCTGCCCGTCAGGGCACGAATAGCTCTACGTATCCTATCTCACGAGTGCGCCGTCCTGCTATGCTAACATACGCCTCGCCTCTGGTGGACACAGCCAGCAAGCTCTCGCTTATGCCGTTCTATGTGTTTGGCTGGTCACGGGAAGCAGAGAAGCTGGTGGTACCAATGATGGAACGGGTTGAATTTGCCCGCGGACGGCGCAATTTGCCTGAAAGTTTGCGGCTGGAAATACACAGTAAAGAGGAGATGCAAATATACAAAGCAACGGTGGAATTCAGAGCTAGATTTACTGGATTGAG ATGGATGATGTACAACTGGAAGATCACGTCGTTCTTTATCTTTAGCTCCTTGTTCTGGAGTATCTGTATGACATCGGCAAGCATATCCTGGGTGATTATAGCTTCTTTATCAAGCACGGGTACGCGTGAACCGGAGGTAAAGGAAGAAGCGGGCGACGAAACGCCGATCAAGGAGGAACCTTCTGAGGAAACATCGTCTCTCATGGAAGCGCCCTCTACTTCTTCAACTAATCCAGAAGGGAAGCGGAGGAtcaaaagagaagatgaatATGAGGCAGATGACGACGAGTCTGATGGTTCGCCAAGAGACCGAGGTTCATTACCATCCGAAGAAGTTGGTGCGGGGACTGGGTTGGAAAGTGCTGAGGCTCGCGGTGTTCAACGAAGGCGAAGCCGCCTGTTCAGTGACGGACATTCCTAA